A window of the Salvelinus alpinus chromosome 3, SLU_Salpinus.1, whole genome shotgun sequence genome harbors these coding sequences:
- the LOC139570350 gene encoding tumor necrosis factor receptor superfamily member 12A translates to MASNIICALCGLVIATVANLNGVNGQQNLCSSSEFWSSDIDQCVSCSSCKQYPKTPSCNTCTFTKERSDVWRLAAISSFSVLAVILVAAVLIIGVMVHRRKAQKRPLREPIEETTGPLYQA, encoded by the exons ATGGCTTCAAACATTATCTGTGCGCTTTGTGGACTTGTCATTGCGACTGTAGCGAACCTAAACGGCGTGAACGGGCAACAAA ACCTATGCAGTAGTTCAGAGTTCTGGAGTTCAGACATAGACCAATGCGTATCCTGCTCATCATGCAAGCAGTATCCAAAGACCCCTTCCTGTAACACTT GCACATTCACCAAGGAAAGATCTGATGTCTGGAGACTGGCAGCCATTTCCAGCTTCTCTGTGCTGGCAGTTATTCTGGTCGCTGCAGTATTGATCATTGGAGTCATGGTGCATCGACGCAAGGCACAGAAGAGGCCCCTTCGTG AACCCATTGAAGAGACAACGGGACCTCTTTACCAAGCGTAA
- the rnf40 gene encoding E3 ubiquitin-protein ligase BRE1B isoform X1, with protein sequence MSGTGGGKRASGGDSSPGPPEKKCKKEEKTTTTLIEPIRIGGVSSTEEMDMKVIQFKNKKLSERLEQRQTMEDELREKIEKLEKRQATDDTTLLIVNRYWSQLEENVHVLRQRIDPTVVPAPPATPVSAPNPMDADGMMIPPPPPSAPLPAPEHEEQQPPPPDGMEIAREPQQDSTIAPPPTTTLSESTKAFLSTLDNSSEEELSLQLRDRMQFSKEAAACMVCVFDRLHSRIDGLCTQILSAACEDDSQEEMLRLNRTLLEENGRLQDLASSLQGRHHKMSMEYNELVDKVTSSETKVSEMETAVEDLQWDIEKLRKREQKLNKHLAEALEQLTSGYYTTGSSGGLPGGQITLNIQKFESLNAELEQNQELANNRMADLEKLQQELQEAVRESEKLKLDLKNIPEDVVKETVDYKCLQSQFSLLYNESLGVKTQLDEARALLLTAKNAHLRQIEHMESDELSLQKKLRTEVIQLEDTLAQVRKEYEMLRIEFEQNLAANEQAGPINREMRHLISSLQNHNHQLKGDVQRYKRKLRETQMEINKLRCQSGDTGLLSLEEPVSDSLEVKKEEDEDQEEEEERRRELERQRARERERETERERERERERERQRSEELKRKDSDTLKMLRAELKKAQESQKEMKLLLDMYKSAPKEQRDKVQLMAAERKSKAEVDELRVRVRELEERERKESKKLADEDALRKIRVAEETIDHLQKKLTATKQEEEALLSEMDVTGQAFEDMQEQNSRLMQQLREKDDANFKLMSERIKSNQIYKLLREEKEELADQVLTFKTQVEAQLLVVQKLEEKEGILQSSLTNLEKELGVRIQALELNKRKAVEAAQLAEDLKVQLDHTQSKLREIQVSVSENRNARERELGNLKRAQEDLSRLRRKLEKQKKVEVYTDADEILQEEINQYKAKLRCPCCNTRDKETVLTKCFHVFCYECLKTRYDTRQRKCPKCNCAFGANDFHRIYIT encoded by the exons ATGTCTGGCACCGGGGGAGGGAAGCGAGCCTCAGGTGGGGACAGCTCCCCTGGTCCACCTGAGAAGAAGTGTAAAAAAGAGGAAAAGACCACCACCACTCTCATTGAGCCCATACGCATTGGGGGAGTGTCCTCTACG GAGGAGATGGACATGAAGGTGATCCAGTTTAAGAACAAAAAGCTGAGTGAGCGTCTGGAGCAGAGGCAGACCATGGAGGATGAGCTGCGGGAGAAGATCGAGAAGCTGGAAAAGCGACAAGCTACTGACGATACCACACTGCTCATTGTGAATCGCTACTGGTCCCAG TTGGAAGAAAATGTTCACGTCCTGCGCCAACGCATTGACCCCACGGTGGTCCCGGCACCGCCCGCTACTCCTGTTTCTGCCCCTAACCCAATGGACGCGGATGGCATGATGATCCCACCACCCCCTCCTTCAGCCCCACTCCCAGCGCCAGAACACGAGGAGCAACAGCCTCCACCACCCGACGGTATGGAGATAGCTCGTGAACCACAGCAGGACTCGACAATCG CTCCGCCGCCCACTACTACCCTCAGTGAGAGTACCAAAGCCTTCCTCTCCACTTTGGACAACAGCAGTGAGGAGGAGCTCAGCCTGCAGTTGCGGGACAGGATGCAGTTCAGCAAGGAGGCCGCTGCCTGCATGGTCTGCGTCTTCGACAGGCTCCACAGCCGCATCGACGGCCTATGCACCCAGATCCTGTCCGCAG CGTGTGAGGATGATAGCCAGGAAGAGATGCTCCGTCTGAATCGTACTCTGCTCGAGGAGAATGGCAGACTGCAAGACCTGGCCTCCTCCCTGCAGGGCAGACACCACAAGATGTCTATGGAG TACAACGAGCTTGTGGATAAGGTGACAAGCTCGGAGACCAAGGTGTCTGAGATGGAGACTGCTGTGGAGGATCTGCAGTGGGACATCGAGAAGCTCCGTAAGAGGGAACAGAAGCTCAACAAGCATCTGGCTGAGGCATtggagcag TTGACCTCGGGCTACTACACCACTGGCAGCTCAGGGGGGCTACCCGGTGGCCAGATCACCCTCAATATACAGAAG TTTGAGAGCCTGAATGCAGAGTTGGAGCAGAACCAGGAGCTGGCCAACAACCGCATGGCAGACCTGGAGAAACTACAGCAGGAGCTCCAGGAGGCTGTCAGGGAGAGCGAGAAACTCAAG TTGGACCTGAAAAATATTCCAGAGGATGTGGTGAAGGAGACCGTGGACTACAAGTGCCTGCAGTCCCAGTTCTCCCTGCTCTACAACGAGTCTTTGGGGGTGAAGACCCAGCTGGATGAGGCCCGGGCCCTGCTCCTCACCGCAAAGAACGCCCACCTCAGACAGATAGAGCACATGGAG AGTGACGAGCTGTCCCTACAGAAGAAGCTCCGCACAGAGGTCATCCAGCTGGAAGACACGCTGGCCCAGGTGCGCAAGGAGTACGAGATGCTGCGCATCGAGTTTGAGCAGAACCTGGCGGCCAACGAGCAAGCAG GCCCAATCAACAGAGAGATGCGCCACCTCATCAGCAGCCTCCAGAACCACAACCACCAGCTGAAAGGTGACGTGCAGCGTTACAAGCGGAAGCTCCGAGAAACACAGATGGAGATCAACAAG TTGCGGTGTCAGAGTGGTGACACCGGGCTTTTGTCATTGGAGGAGCCGGTGAGCGACAGCCtggaggtgaagaaagaggaggatgaagaccaagaggaggaggaggagaggaggagggagctgGAGAGACAGCGGGcccgggagagagagcgggagactgagagggaacgagagagggagcgagaaagagagcgacagCGCAGCGAGGAGTTGAAGAGGAAAGATTCGGACACCCTGAAGATGCTGAGGGCGGAACTTAA GAAAGCCCAGGAGTCTCAGAAGGAGATGAAATTACTTTTGGACATGTACAAATCAGCTCCCAAAGAGCAGAGGGACAAAGTGCAGCTTATGGCAGCAGAGCGCAAGTCTAAAGCCGAG GTGGATGAGTTGCGGGTGCGTGTTCGAGAGCTGGAGGAgcgggagaggaaggagagcaaGAAGCTGGCTGATGAGGACGCTCTCCGGAAGATCCGTGTGGCAGAGGAGACAATCGACCACCTACAGAAGAAGCTCACGGCCACCAAACAG GAGGAGGAGGCCCTACTGAGTGAGATGGACGTGACGGGCCAGGCCTTTGAGGACATGCAGGAGCAGAACAGCCGGCTGATGCAGCAGCTGAGGGAGAAGGACGACGCCAACTTCAAGCTGATGTCGGAACGCATCAAGTCCAACCAGATCTACAAGCTgctgagggaggagaaggaggagctgGCTGACCAGGTGCTCACCTTCAAGACCCAG GTGGAAGCCCAGTTATTGGTTGTACAGAAGCTGGAGGAGAAAGAGGGCATCCTCCAGAGCTCACTGACCAATCTGGAGAAAGAGTTAGGAGTTCGCATACAAGCACTAGAACTCAACAAGAGGAAG GCAGTGGAGGCAGCCCAGCTGGCTGAGGACCTTAAGGTGCAGCTGGATCACACCCAGTCCAAGCTGAGGGAGATCCAGGTATCTGTGTCTGAGAACCGCAACgccagagagagggagttggGAAACCTCAAAAGAGCGCAG GAGGACCTGTCCAGGCTACGACGAAAGCTGGAGAAACAGAAGAAAGTGGAGGTGTACACTGATGCTGATGAGATCCTGCAGGAGGAGATCAACCAGTACAAG GCGAAGCTGCGTTGTCCGTGCTGCAACACCCGCGACAAGGAGACGGTGCTCACCAAGTGTTTCCACGTTTTCTGCTACGAGTGTCTGAAGACGCGCTACGACACCCGACAAAGGAAGTGCCCCAAGTGCAACTGTGCCTTCGGGGCCAACGACTTCCACCGCATCTACATCACCTAA
- the rnf40 gene encoding E3 ubiquitin-protein ligase BRE1B isoform X2 → MSGTGGGKRASGGDSSPGPPEKKCKKEEKTTTTLIEPIRIGGVSSTEEMDMKVIQFKNKKLSERLEQRQTMEDELREKIEKLEKRQATDDTTLLIVNRYWSQLEENVHVLRQRIDPTVVPAPPATPVSAPNPMDADGMMIPPPPPSAPLPAPEHEEQQPPPPDGMEIAREPQQDSTIAPPPTTTLSESTKAFLSTLDNSSEEELSLQLRDRMQFSKEAAACMVCVFDRLHSRIDGLCTQILSAACEDDSQEEMLRLNRTLLEENGRLQDLASSLQGRHHKMSMEYNELVDKVTSSETKVSEMETAVEDLQWDIEKLRKREQKLNKHLAEALEQLTSGYYTTGSSGGLPGGQITLNIQKFESLNAELEQNQELANNRMADLEKLQQELQEAVRESEKLKLDLKNIPEDVVKETVDYKCLQSQFSLLYNESLGVKTQLDEARALLLTAKNAHLRQIEHMESDELSLQKKLRTEVIQLEDTLAQVRKEYEMLRIEFEQNLAANEQAGPINREMRHLISSLQNHNHQLKGDVQRYKRKLRETQMEINKLRCQSGDTGLLSLEEPVSDSLEVKKEEDEDQEEEEERRRELERQRARERERETERERERERERERQRSEELKRKDSDTLKMLRAELKKAQESQKEMKLLLDMYKSAPKEQRDKVQLMAAERKSKAEVDELRVRVRELEERERKESKKLADEDALRKIRVAEETIDHLQKKLTATKQEEALLSEMDVTGQAFEDMQEQNSRLMQQLREKDDANFKLMSERIKSNQIYKLLREEKEELADQVLTFKTQVEAQLLVVQKLEEKEGILQSSLTNLEKELGVRIQALELNKRKAVEAAQLAEDLKVQLDHTQSKLREIQVSVSENRNARERELGNLKRAQEDLSRLRRKLEKQKKVEVYTDADEILQEEINQYKAKLRCPCCNTRDKETVLTKCFHVFCYECLKTRYDTRQRKCPKCNCAFGANDFHRIYIT, encoded by the exons ATGTCTGGCACCGGGGGAGGGAAGCGAGCCTCAGGTGGGGACAGCTCCCCTGGTCCACCTGAGAAGAAGTGTAAAAAAGAGGAAAAGACCACCACCACTCTCATTGAGCCCATACGCATTGGGGGAGTGTCCTCTACG GAGGAGATGGACATGAAGGTGATCCAGTTTAAGAACAAAAAGCTGAGTGAGCGTCTGGAGCAGAGGCAGACCATGGAGGATGAGCTGCGGGAGAAGATCGAGAAGCTGGAAAAGCGACAAGCTACTGACGATACCACACTGCTCATTGTGAATCGCTACTGGTCCCAG TTGGAAGAAAATGTTCACGTCCTGCGCCAACGCATTGACCCCACGGTGGTCCCGGCACCGCCCGCTACTCCTGTTTCTGCCCCTAACCCAATGGACGCGGATGGCATGATGATCCCACCACCCCCTCCTTCAGCCCCACTCCCAGCGCCAGAACACGAGGAGCAACAGCCTCCACCACCCGACGGTATGGAGATAGCTCGTGAACCACAGCAGGACTCGACAATCG CTCCGCCGCCCACTACTACCCTCAGTGAGAGTACCAAAGCCTTCCTCTCCACTTTGGACAACAGCAGTGAGGAGGAGCTCAGCCTGCAGTTGCGGGACAGGATGCAGTTCAGCAAGGAGGCCGCTGCCTGCATGGTCTGCGTCTTCGACAGGCTCCACAGCCGCATCGACGGCCTATGCACCCAGATCCTGTCCGCAG CGTGTGAGGATGATAGCCAGGAAGAGATGCTCCGTCTGAATCGTACTCTGCTCGAGGAGAATGGCAGACTGCAAGACCTGGCCTCCTCCCTGCAGGGCAGACACCACAAGATGTCTATGGAG TACAACGAGCTTGTGGATAAGGTGACAAGCTCGGAGACCAAGGTGTCTGAGATGGAGACTGCTGTGGAGGATCTGCAGTGGGACATCGAGAAGCTCCGTAAGAGGGAACAGAAGCTCAACAAGCATCTGGCTGAGGCATtggagcag TTGACCTCGGGCTACTACACCACTGGCAGCTCAGGGGGGCTACCCGGTGGCCAGATCACCCTCAATATACAGAAG TTTGAGAGCCTGAATGCAGAGTTGGAGCAGAACCAGGAGCTGGCCAACAACCGCATGGCAGACCTGGAGAAACTACAGCAGGAGCTCCAGGAGGCTGTCAGGGAGAGCGAGAAACTCAAG TTGGACCTGAAAAATATTCCAGAGGATGTGGTGAAGGAGACCGTGGACTACAAGTGCCTGCAGTCCCAGTTCTCCCTGCTCTACAACGAGTCTTTGGGGGTGAAGACCCAGCTGGATGAGGCCCGGGCCCTGCTCCTCACCGCAAAGAACGCCCACCTCAGACAGATAGAGCACATGGAG AGTGACGAGCTGTCCCTACAGAAGAAGCTCCGCACAGAGGTCATCCAGCTGGAAGACACGCTGGCCCAGGTGCGCAAGGAGTACGAGATGCTGCGCATCGAGTTTGAGCAGAACCTGGCGGCCAACGAGCAAGCAG GCCCAATCAACAGAGAGATGCGCCACCTCATCAGCAGCCTCCAGAACCACAACCACCAGCTGAAAGGTGACGTGCAGCGTTACAAGCGGAAGCTCCGAGAAACACAGATGGAGATCAACAAG TTGCGGTGTCAGAGTGGTGACACCGGGCTTTTGTCATTGGAGGAGCCGGTGAGCGACAGCCtggaggtgaagaaagaggaggatgaagaccaagaggaggaggaggagaggaggagggagctgGAGAGACAGCGGGcccgggagagagagcgggagactgagagggaacgagagagggagcgagaaagagagcgacagCGCAGCGAGGAGTTGAAGAGGAAAGATTCGGACACCCTGAAGATGCTGAGGGCGGAACTTAA GAAAGCCCAGGAGTCTCAGAAGGAGATGAAATTACTTTTGGACATGTACAAATCAGCTCCCAAAGAGCAGAGGGACAAAGTGCAGCTTATGGCAGCAGAGCGCAAGTCTAAAGCCGAG GTGGATGAGTTGCGGGTGCGTGTTCGAGAGCTGGAGGAgcgggagaggaaggagagcaaGAAGCTGGCTGATGAGGACGCTCTCCGGAAGATCCGTGTGGCAGAGGAGACAATCGACCACCTACAGAAGAAGCTCACGGCCACCAAACAG GAGGAGGCCCTACTGAGTGAGATGGACGTGACGGGCCAGGCCTTTGAGGACATGCAGGAGCAGAACAGCCGGCTGATGCAGCAGCTGAGGGAGAAGGACGACGCCAACTTCAAGCTGATGTCGGAACGCATCAAGTCCAACCAGATCTACAAGCTgctgagggaggagaaggaggagctgGCTGACCAGGTGCTCACCTTCAAGACCCAG GTGGAAGCCCAGTTATTGGTTGTACAGAAGCTGGAGGAGAAAGAGGGCATCCTCCAGAGCTCACTGACCAATCTGGAGAAAGAGTTAGGAGTTCGCATACAAGCACTAGAACTCAACAAGAGGAAG GCAGTGGAGGCAGCCCAGCTGGCTGAGGACCTTAAGGTGCAGCTGGATCACACCCAGTCCAAGCTGAGGGAGATCCAGGTATCTGTGTCTGAGAACCGCAACgccagagagagggagttggGAAACCTCAAAAGAGCGCAG GAGGACCTGTCCAGGCTACGACGAAAGCTGGAGAAACAGAAGAAAGTGGAGGTGTACACTGATGCTGATGAGATCCTGCAGGAGGAGATCAACCAGTACAAG GCGAAGCTGCGTTGTCCGTGCTGCAACACCCGCGACAAGGAGACGGTGCTCACCAAGTGTTTCCACGTTTTCTGCTACGAGTGTCTGAAGACGCGCTACGACACCCGACAAAGGAAGTGCCCCAAGTGCAACTGTGCCTTCGGGGCCAACGACTTCCACCGCATCTACATCACCTAA